The Prionailurus viverrinus isolate Anna chromosome C1, UM_Priviv_1.0, whole genome shotgun sequence DNA window ACCCCAGATTGTAGTCAGCATGGAGAGAACACTTAACACTTTTTTCAGACGGGTCTATAACTCCCTAAAAAGGagtgtgtgtctttgtgtctgtgttcatgtTCAAATGTCCTGCTGTTAGTGGAGGTAGGTGGCAAGGAAAAGGATAAATAGCACAATTTTTTTCGTTCTGTTTGATTTGTACTGTGTTCGTTTTCACCCTTCCTTCCACACACAGTTGGTGCCACCGTGCAGAGAGAGCACTGCCTACTGACTGTTCCTACTGACTGTTCAGTGACTGATGTGATACACAAAGTGCTTTGGGGCCAAGACTTAGAATAATGAATTTGGGCTTTCTGGTCAGAAAGTATCCACTCTCTCTTTTGTAGTGTGATGAGTAAGAAAAggactcctttttaaaaagttacaaaccTTTAGATGATATAAGGTAAAAACTCTCCCCAGTAACACCCTCGGGAAATAGGAGTGGAACAGAACTATCCTGGTTTTATATGTCCTTATTCTTCCTTCAGTGACATTTCAGTACCATGTCTCTTCTGAAGATTGGTTGCTATTAATATCAACATAGCAAAACAAATGGAGCTGCAATGATGTGCTTctggttttaagtttttgaaaacacacaaaataaccTTATGACTATATATGCTATCATTTCTTCACTTTATCTTGAGAATGTAGCTTGTAAAACATGCAGTTAAAAATGCTACCTTTAGTAATCATCAGAACCAGCTAATGAGTTTTAAGGATTTGAAttcaaatccagaaaaaaaaaaaggaatacttccTTTCTTACCCTAAAGTCTGAAGTATTATTTTAAGAAGATACTCTGAGCAATACTTCATCTTCAAACATTTGAAAGGATTTTGCTATCTACTTTAAACTTCCAAAATGCAAATGCGTTTGGCTGCAAAAATAATTGGAATGCTGATTATGTATCGCCACCTAGTGGTAATATAATCCATAACATTGGCCTGTAAAGGAAACGTGGTTCAAACACATTTAGGTGAGAACATCATTGGAGTTAATGCAATAATTGTTCTGAGTAACTTCCATAGAgcagtatttgtttaaaaaattcacagtaattttccttttttgaataattcaatttcctttataatagCAGACCAAAAATGCTTTTTCATATCTAAATTCAATACAATTTAATATGCTTACATTAAAACTtggtaataaatttttaaatcaaacctCTGAAGTATTCCTTCTGTTTACTACAACAGTTGAGTTTTTATCcagtaaaaagattttattttgttaagatcTCAACATTACTGAGTTACCAGTTCTGGCatgagaataaaatagaatttttcttaataaatattcttaagttctttaaaaatattaagggtGTGTCTCTGTATGAtactgaagtagaaaaaaaaatggcccatAATTCTACGAACCAGACAGTCCTGTTAACATTGGGGAAAATCTTaagaaacaacaagaaaattGAAAGTGACCTTTGCCCACCATGTCCCTATTCCTAAGATAACCACTGTTCCACTGCGAGTTTAATGCCTATAcatatagaagaaaaaacataCATGAGCCAGCATTTGCATGTTTAACCAATCTGATGAGATGCCTCCATTTGTTGAGGTACAATATAACCGACAAAGTATAATAGAACTGTCAGTAACTGCAACCTGCCATGCTTTTTCACACCCCTCTTTCCTGACCAGGAGTGAGTTCTCTTAAGGACACTTTTATAACTTTTACTCAGTCTATTTCATAATTGTTAGCCCCTCTCAGTCACTAAAAGCATCTCATTCTGGTTATTAAGACGTGGCTTGTTAACTTTAAATTGTGAGTGTTCCTCTCCCCCGACCACAGCCTTATGGAAGTGGAGTGGGGAGGGCTGGGCTAAAGGAATTGTCTGTTCTTCCACAAGTACCTTCCCTATGGAGCCAGGACAGTCTTCATTATACCTGTTGGTTATAGACGTGGCAGCACttgttaggtttttgtttgtttttgttgtttgtagaTATTGGTGGCCTCCAGAGATTAGCAGTAGGAGCTGTATCCCCCCTCAGCTGTAACCTTAACACTAAGTACGTTAAAATGAAAGCACGAGCAGTGAACCAAGTTCTACCAAATAAACCAAGTGTACAAACACTGATTAGGaagtaagacacacacacatacacacaggtagTCTCCTGCCCTGTTCTTGTGACTTAGAGAAAACCACGTTTGTCCCCAGACAATCTTATTAGGTCTTATTGATCAAACAGTAGTAGAGCCAGTACCATCTTCCACACCTTCCACCTGTCTTCACCATTCATCccaccaacaaaaaaaccctttaacATTCTTTACTACACTTATCAGCAAATCATCTGGTGTAGATTTTGATAAACTTATTTCAAGTGCCGAGTGCCTCTGAATGGTGATTCCTGATAAGTCGTTCAGGTATAGCCAGTCACCCCAGGGGTGTGATTCTGGATActtcaaatgtttattatagTGTTTATATTAAATAGTGCTTGTATGCTTATAATTCCCAATATATAAAGTTAGATGAGATACTTGCACAGGCACTATTTATACTTAACTACTTTGAAAGTAAATTTCTACACAGACAACAAGAGAATTTTACAAACAAATAATGGCTTTGTCCTCAGGCAGTGTGGTCAGTGTCATCTGCTACCTGAGGACAAAGCCATTATTATTTGGTAGGGCCGATGTCCTCTCATTACTGCTCTTTTCCTGAAATTCCCTGGCTCTTCCCTCTTACTTTTCCAATAGACTGATATTTTGTCAAGTTTCACcaaaaattatattgttttaataaCTGAAAACACATTGACTATATAGGGTAATTTAGGGGTAATTGAAATGTACTTTCAAAATTTCATGTGATAAAAATCCAAAAGAGCAAAGACATTTTCCCTACTTATCCTATTTGCTTTccacaccctccccaccacccccctacGAAAGGCAGAAAGGTTCATTCTCTGAGTTCAGACTACAAATATGGTTGCTGTCCTGAGCTCCTTTCCTTGCGAACCCCACCTAGTTCCTGGTTCCCTGGGGCTTCCCTTTTTGGTCTTCTGGAAAGAAATCCACTCTGCCAAGTATTCCCACGACTGCAGCTGAATCTGGGGCTAAATGCTGGCAACATGAGAAAGGAGTGAAACAGTAGAGGCTTACCCCACCCTCCTGGGACCACAGCTCCTCCAGTCTGTGAGGAAGGGTCCCTCCCTCAGAGACCTGGCTTCCATGGGCTCCTGTTGCCTTCGTTTCTGCCAACCCTGTGAGACTGCTTGCAGCCCGGGGTGTGAGTAAacggagggaagaagagagaaaataaagaaaactgagagGCTTTACTCACTGTCTCTGATGTCAGGCATGCATGCCCTTTCCCATTGTTTCTTGAGACAGAACTCAAGGGTTTCTTCCGGGACTCTCTTTCAGTCCTTGGGGCTCACTTCCAGGTTTGGGACTATTCTGAATTCAGGCCAGGGGAATACCATAGATGAAAATACGGTAAACTCACCACTGGTTTGGTGGTACTTCAAATTCTGGTCTTCCCCACTCTGCCTGCTGCTGTTTACTGTTTGGAGTCCTCAAAGAGCCGCTCTGCGCATTCTCTCCAGGTCTTGGAGCTGCGTTTACCAGGAGAGGCAGGCTGGAGTGTGCTTACTCCGTCTTACATGGAGCCAAAACCGGAAACAACTTTTTGTGGCAAGCCACGCTGAGTCTATCAGTAGGGAATCAATATCTTATAATATATCCCTTCAGTGGGATACTATACACCTGCGATAAAGAATGAGACTACTCTGGATGTGCTGATGTAGAATGTTTGTCAAGATGTATTGATAAATAGCAAGCCACAGAACATTTGGGGAGATATAGATATGCATATTTATGCTTCCATGTGCATAAAATAATTCTAGGACTATCCAAGAGTTTGGTAACCGTGGTTGTTTCTGAAAAGAAGGGTGGGACGGCTGGGAAACTGGGAAGACAGGGAGGCTGACTGATGCCACTGTGCTATCTCACGTCTTATCGGCTGTGGTACATCAGGCCGTTGTACAGACACTTCACAGAGGCCTGATGACATGTTAAGAAATGAACTAAGGAAGAAGGTAAATAACTGGGGTGTAGCAGGTTTTTCATTCAGTGCAAGTAGATTTCATCCTTTGAATTTGTGTCTCATTTCTATTGTGAACTGAAGAAAAATTTAGTCGAGGGATAATTTTTGAACCCGGACTACCCTTTGTGGTCTGGCTCAGTGCACTTAATgtgtaataatatataacaatttataatataaatatatgaaaatgtttagtttatatattaattataatatatttaaaatgtttaactgtaatagtaaattaatatataatatttctatgcatatatttatgtgtatgtatttttgaatgtCCCAGTTTAAGTATATACCATTATCTGATGCCTTTCAAGTTATCTTAGGCATGTATTTTTATTCCCAGGCTAATTCATCTAAATAAGATTGATCCCCATGCTCCAAATGAAATTCTCTATGGACGAATGGGCTACATTTACGCTCTTCTCTTTGTGAATAAGAACTTTGGAGTGGAAAAGATTCCTCAAAGCCATATTCAGCAGGTaccacatttttgtgctttttggaATCTTGTTAGGATCTCAGTTAGGATCCCCTTGTTAGGATGCCTCAACTACTGGTTTTGTTTCTCCAGTTAGCATAGCCCAAGTGGAAAATAGGTGTGTCGGCCTCTAAAGATCAGGCGGGATCAGAGAGCTGACACTGTCCTTCTGAGTGCTGTTGGAAACACAGAGAGTGACTGGGGTGAGAAGTGCAGCCTACTCCGTGTGAGAGTATGGCCCTTCCAAAGATGAGAACCAGATCTCACCTCCCACATGCAGGTGTCTCCTTTCATGCCTGAAGGAATTCATGCTTTCCTCGGACAAGTGAATCCTTGTCAGCTCTAGTAAAGAGAGTTCAGGATTTCTGTATCTCTGTCCTTTAGGCAGAATACAGTCACCCCTACTTTCTGCGAGGAGAATTAATCTGTGCCCGTCCATGGCCAAAAGATCACGTCCCATTCACTATGTTCTCCATACCTCTTAGCAGAAAGTTCCACTGGGAAGATTTTTATTCTGGTTCTCTCATTATTGCTATCGGTTTTCTCCCTGTAGGTTTGTGAAACAATCTTAACCTCTGGGGAAAACCTAGCTAAAAAGAGAAACTTCACAGCAAAGACTCCACTGATGTATGAATGGTACCAAGAATATTATGTGGGGGCTGCTCATGGCCTGGCAGGAATTTATTACTACCTGCTGCAGGTAAGAGGGGAAGATGGTATAACTTGCTAATGCGCCTGCCGATTGGACTGTCCGGGGTGAGGACACCAGCACTGCCCTTGGGTGTTGCACCCCGCCGACTGCTGCATCACTCTCCTTGCAGTTTCCTGGCCTAGACAAACAAGGGCAGCGTTTGCCAAGGTGCATGTGAAAGTGCATGCACATAAAAGGCACCGCGCTGTGAGATGACATTCAATTTGTAGGTGACCGCCCTTGCCCACCTAGTGCCACTCCTGCAGACTGAAGTGTTCTCCTGTCCTTCAGCATGCAGTGCCTCGTGCTCTGCTCTGCTGTCTCAGCAGATGCCTTGGATTAATATTATTGCATATGATTAGACACAACCCATTGAAACAAATTCCAGAAGTAAGAACAAaatcaatagaaaacaaatgaccATATGTTGCCTTAGGTTCACTTAGAGAGCAAAGCCACAGAGCCTTTTTGGCGGCTTTTGTGTAACTTACCTGAAAAATAGCTGAATGCACTGTGCCCAACAGCTCTTTGGATCTAATACTACAGAGGGACGTTAGCCAAAGTCGAAAAGACTAAGGCCAAATAAAATTTACTGCAGCAAGCGTAACCTCGTAGGGGAGGTCAGAAGAGGACTTCTCATGAAAGCATCCTTTCTGGGGGCTTATTTAGCTCTTTTTAAGGAGAAATTGGCACTCGggaataaaaatacataacaaaagaaaattgatttttaatggCAGCAAAGGTGCCCCCCTCACCTTCCCAAGTACAATGCAGCATAAAGAAAAGTGTTTCATTAATATGTTCAACATGAGTGCTTAGATATACATACTATTAGCTGGTTGAGTAGCCGGCTGCAATAATGCAAAATCAATGTCAGACTTTCCCTCTCCCTATAGCTAAACAATGACAACGAAGCTGAAAAACTCAAGGTTATTATTGCCTTTGAATGCAAAGTCACACTTGGAGTGTTAGTGGCAGTAAGAGACCAACTTTTGTATTTGTTCTGCGCTTCTCAATTAAGAGTTTTAGAATGAGGGGTTTTGACAATTCAGACTTACACTGTTTTTCTGGCATAAGCCTCCACTGGCTCTGTATTTCCAgaagtaaatatatattcttaagtTTTCAGGAAAAGAGAGTTGTATTCTGAAGTTCAAAGGTGAGGTAGAGTCCTACATGTCAGTGACTGGACAGCCTCATGACCTTTCATTGAAGCAGATCATCAGGAGTCATTTTACTGTCCATCTGCCTCCTTTTGGTGGCTATAGTGAGAAACCTGGAAACCTGTGTTCCAAATTTTCCATTGGCAGATTATTGTCTATTTGAAATGATTTAATTCTTAATCCAAAAAGTCCATTCCAGTAGGTGCTTATGTATCAACATAAAACAAACTTATTTGTAGTTCATTTGAGATAAATTCTGCAAATTTAAGGAAAATTCTCCTCTAGCAGTTTAAACTGAGCTTGTACGATATTCTGTGGGTAAAGTGAAATCTGTACATGCCCTGAGAACTTCGTGCACGGTCAGTACATGTGCTTCATGCCCCTGCCCGTTCCCTCACCCCACATGCCCACCCGCTGCTGGGCAAagacactttgatttttttctttgaaaaagcgAGCAATGCAATGAATTAAGGACAGGACCAAAGGAGAAACTAAAAACTTAGATCAAAAATGAGGCTCATATGCCCTATGGCAGTGTGTCCCATCAATCCGTACATCGTTGTATCAGAATAATCCTGCATAAATATCAGTCCCAAATCCTCTGCAAAAGGCTTTAATCTAGAACCTGGATCTAAATTCCAGGTCTTCCAAATTGTTAGTATCCTCCTCTATTGGAAACAGCTACCATTTCTCTAAATGTAATGGTGAAAGTTATGCTTGTGTTGTCTAATGCATCTCTTTGTGGCTTTCAGAGTTTGCTTAAGGTATTAAAACCTTAGGAAAGGTCTCTTGTGCTCCTGCATTGACTTAggaaaattatatgtatgtatacaacgataaatattgaaaaatagtaTGTACGTAGATCTCAAGAGTTAACTGATAGCCTAATTTTAGTTTGTTCCAATAGGTTAAAATATATGGGATGGAGTCCAAATCTAGTTCCTTGTGGtcatgttttctttctggtttaaATCTCATCCCTGAGACTTAGGAAGATCTGTTTGCTTCAGCAGAACTAATgattcctttcctcatttttagCCCAGCCTTCAGGTGAGCCATATGAAGTTACATGGTTTGGTCAAGCCCAGTGTAGACTATGTCTGCCAGCTGAAATTTCCTTCTGGCAATTACCCTCCTTGTGTGGATGATAATCGAGATCTGCTAGTCCATTGGTGTCATGGTTCCCCTGGAGTAATCTACATGCTCATCCAGGCCTATAAGGTACTGtgagttttctcatttttgaaataatttggaaaatgtgacataaaattctataacttaaaattatttttatgtataatctTTAAAGGAGCAGTAGATACATTACTTGTTGGACCTAAGATCATTTTGCTAAATGGACTCTAATCATTCTTGCAGTATCCCTCTGTACCAAAGCAGATACTATTTTCCTAGATCGGGAGACTGCTTCACTGACAGGTAGAATAGTCAAGATGGTAGCAGCAGTAGTGAAGCCAAGAGAAGTATCCCAGAAGTTCGGTTGAAAACAGAACCTttcttgtgcattgctggtgggattgtaaaaCGGTGCAGCTGCCATAGAAGAGagtttggtagttcctcaaaaaattaaacgtaGAATTAGtatatgatctagcagttcaaCTCCTAGGTTTATATTCCCCAAAATTTAAACACAAGGATTCATGTAGATATTTGTGCACATATGTTccatagcagcatcattcacaattgccaaaataCAAAATGTGATATCCCGCCCCTACACACTcactggaatgttactcagccatacaaaagaataaacttCTGATCCACACTACAACAGCAGGGACCTTggaaacattatgccaagtgaaataagccagatgctcaaggacaaatactctatgattccttttatatgatGTGATGGTTAATATGTAATATCTGAACAGGCAAATGCATACAGGAAGAGAATAGAACAGAAGCTAGCAGGGACTGGTGCCcggtgggagggatgggggacGAGGTGCAGGATCACTTCATGGGCACCGAGTTtgtttgagatgatgaaaacGTTTTGGAAATAGTAGTGATGATTATACAACATTGTAAATGtagttaatgccactgaattatacacttcaaatgacaaaatttacaactttttttttttttaaattttttttttttttaatgtttatttatttttgggacagagagagacagagcatgaacggggaggggcagagagagagggagacacagaatcggcaacaggctccaggctctgagccatcagcccagagcccgacgcgggcttgaactcacggaccacgagatcgtgacctggctgaagtcggacacttaaccgactgcgccacccaggcgcccccaaaatttacaacttttatattttctcttactttaccaaataaaagaaatgcaaatatcaTTTCTTAAAAAGCATGTGATGGCAGAGCCATAATCAAAAAACAGGGttttattggaaagaaaaaaaaaatagaagtaaaccAAGATATCTTTGCCTGTTGGTGCACAATCTACAAATTACAAATCTGTGGACTATGACTAGGCATTGGTATCTCATACTCTAAGTAAGCATTTAGTACATCAAATTTTACTTTCAGAAAGTTGCATATAATGGAAGAACTTTCTAAACCACCTTATTCTACTTTTAAGAACATTTAGTTTGCAATGAGATATTAAAGCTGTCTACTGAGAATATTTCTTGAGTCTTTGATCAATATATAGGAGGCCACAAAAGATTGGAGAGATGTGTCTGTATTTTTCTGACATAGTATTTTGTAATCAAATCAGTTTTTATAATCAATTTGTATACAGTTTCTTCCCCATTTATAAGGAAACTTCCTAACAGTGAAGGGCATTATTGTTAACCAAAGAAGATAGCATGCAGTTCTTTGGAAATTAACTGATGATAATAGCAAGTCACAAGTAAAATCAATGCTACTTCACCACTAACACCTATGTACATAAACACAGAGCGCACACAAAACGTGGATGGCACAGACAAGGTCATGTGCagttatttaaaagcaaaaaaaaaaaaaaagcaaagctagTAAGCTTTTATAATTTGTCCCCACCCACACGACACATCTCTCTGGCTCTAAATCCCTTACCCTTTCTTACCAAGCCACCTCTATCTCACCCCTCTTGCCCTATCTCCCCCCCTTTCCCATCAGGAAGGAATGTCAATAGACGTTTCTTTTTATATCCCTTGTAATAAAACTTTCCCTTGGCTCTGCAGGTGTTCAGAGAAGAACACTACCTCAATGATGCATACCAGTGTGCTGACATGATCTGGCAGTATGGGTTGTTGAAGAAGGGGTACGGGCTGTGCCACGGCACTGCCGGGAACGCCTATGCCTTCCTGACACTGTACAACCTCACACAGGACGTGAAGTACCTGTATAGGGCCTGTAAGGTAGGCACCAGAACCACCGGCAAGAAAACACATTCCCCCAGGAGATTGTAGAGAGGGCTCCAGTCAATCTGATTTAATTCATTTACCTTTATAACCACGAGTCTGTAGAACAAATCCAGTTATTTAAGAAAAGCCTTCTAAACCCCTTCAGTTGAATTAGCTTTCTTGTATAAGGACACAGTTCTATTCAACatttatggggggaaaaaaaagaaagaaatttttctcTGATAACCTTGGAGACAGTGGCTCAGATGGCTCATGacattcctccctcccatccttcatACTCTTTCAGACCATCTGTTTCTCTGTACTAACCCCTTTTTTCTGCCCTGAAGATAGCTTTGGACTTTTCAGAGTAATTCTTACGGAATCCTTATCAACTTTTGGGGGTCTCTGGAAGAAATCACCATAATTAACATGGTCTCACTTTCAGTTTGCTGAGTGGTGCTTAGATTACGGAGAACACGGATGCAGAACACCGGAcacccccttttccctctttgAAGGTATTTTTCACTCCTTACTTAGTTGCCTTATAATGTCAGCATCTACTTCTCTGCTTGGTAATTAATGTATTTGAATTTGAGCTTTATCAACAAGTTAATTTTATAGTCATTCTTAAACTACCTCTTTACTTCCTAATATGACAACTCAATATTAAAAATCAAGTAGTACATGGACCATCTCAGACCTAATACAAGTAGTCATAATGGTGACTACCCTTTATGGAGCCAAGCACAGGCCTGGCATTTTGCAGATGCCACCATAAATCATCTCAGCAAAAGCATACAGACATTATTATCCTCATGTCACAAATGAGGACACGGAAGCTCAGACAGGTAAGTGGCCCGTGGTGCCATGTGAAGGAGCTGACGTGATAAATGACAGGGCTGTGCCTTGAACTTCTGTGGTtcaactctccctcctgtcttCCACTTGGATGAAGAGACTGAGCACCTCACTAGTGATCTCCTCGCGTGTTGACCTGTATCATATATTAAACAGATGCTTGGTTCCTTTAAGTCGTTGCCATTAGTATCATAATGTCTTTGGTGCTAGAGAATGAAGCCACTCTATAAAACGGAGTCATGTAGTGTGATaacttttgcctctttttcttccttcaggaaTGGCTGGAACAATATATTTCCTGGCTGACCTTCTAGTGCCCACAAAAGCCAGGTTCCCTGCGTTTGAATTGTAAAAGGAAAGCCTGCCCCCTGCAACTCACTGCATGAGCCTTTCTGTATATCAAACCTGGACAAAATGCTTTTATTGCTTTTCAAGGAGACATAGGGTCAAACCGTGTACTtgatttagttgattttttttttttaattttggaatttgTCTTCAGTTCAGTTGCTTCTGTTTATCATTTACTTTTACTTAAAAGTATCCAAGGAAATCCTTTAACTttaacttcagtttcttcctaaAGGAAGGGTGAGTGATATGTGCAGTGTTTTGAGGGCATAGATGTATATATTTCAGAACTTGGAGGAAACCTTACTCTTACTTAAGCTTATGACTATAACCATCCTTTGCTGTTCTAGAACtgtttaaaagaaactaaaaatgtagataaagaaaaatatatggttATTGCTGGATATTGCTATCCACCTCCTTAGTATTTTTCCTCCAACAGGGCGGACAGTTttataactttgtttttctttaggtgGTTGATTATGAAGGGGGacaaaaatattaactatatgCTTCTGAGACAAAAGTTGCAAGAGATGCAAACTGGTTTAAGGACCATAGTGCTTATTTAACTAGATAACGATACTTTCAGAT harbors:
- the LANCL1 gene encoding glutathione S-transferase LANCL1, with the translated sequence MAQRAFPNPYADFNKSLAEGYFDSAGRLTPEFSQRLNNKIRELLQQMERGLKSADPRDSTVYTGWTGISVLYLHLYDVFGDPAYLQMAHGYVKQGLNSLTKRSITFLCGDAGPLAVGAVVYHKMNNEKQAEDCITRLIHLNKIDPHAPNEILYGRMGYIYALLFVNKNFGVEKIPQSHIQQVCETILTSGENLAKKRNFTAKTPLMYEWYQEYYVGAAHGLAGIYYYLLQPSLQVSHMKLHGLVKPSVDYVCQLKFPSGNYPPCVDDNRDLLVHWCHGSPGVIYMLIQAYKVFREEHYLNDAYQCADMIWQYGLLKKGYGLCHGTAGNAYAFLTLYNLTQDVKYLYRACKFAEWCLDYGEHGCRTPDTPFSLFEGMAGTIYFLADLLVPTKARFPAFEL